From Acidianus brierleyi:
TTTAGGAAAATGTTAATTGAGGCTTATTATGAGCTTAATCCCGACCGTAAGCCTTCTTGTGAGACCCAATCTCCCAAATAAAGATTATGCAGTTTTTTGAATCTACACTGTAAAGAATTCTTATATCTCCAGTTACTTCAATAGAGAACATCTGATTTCCATATGTATCCTTACCCAGTTTCTCTCTAGAGTACTTAAATGGATCTCCTTTCAACAATTCTAGTTTATCAACAACTAACATTAAATATTCCAAATTA
This genomic window contains:
- a CDS encoding type II toxin-antitoxin system RelE family toxin is translated as MMKKVKEARDLARFVAREFSNLEYLMLVVDKLELLKGDPFKYSREKLGKDTYGNQMFSIEVTGDIRILYSVDSKNCIIFIWEIGSHKKAYGRD